The Betta splendens chromosome 7, fBetSpl5.4, whole genome shotgun sequence genome includes a window with the following:
- the krt18a.1 gene encoding keratin, type I cytoskeletal 18 encodes MQTTKQTYSVHSVRSRPSALSVTRTSAPVYRASSIHGGSGGKSISISSVSQKLGSNLGGSSGIGGFSSSVKVSGNSADIMGNEKFAMQNLNDRLASYLETVRNLEQANSKLEIKIKEALEKSGPDFRDYSKYQAILDDLRKKVFDATVDNARLVLNIDNARLAADDFRVKFESELAIRQSVEADIVGLRKLIDDTNISRMNLESEIEALKEELIHLKKNHENEVMELRNQIAQSGVHVDVDAPKGQDLSQIMAEIRAKYEKMALKNQEDLKAWHESQITEVQTQVTQNTEALKGAQTEVNDLRRQLQTLEIELESQRNLKLSLEGTLRDTEMRYNMEIESLNSIILGLEAELTQLRNNIQLQSQEYEALLNTKMKLEAEIATYRRLLDGGDFRLQDALEEQKTVKTKVMTVTQTLVDGKVVASSTETKNL; translated from the exons ATGCAAACAACCAAGCAAACATACTCCGTGCACTCGGTCAGGAGCAGGCCCTCTGCTCTCTCCGTCACCCGCACCTCTGCTCCTGTCTACAGGGCCAGCAGTATCCATGGTGGCTCCGGCGGCAAGAGCATCAGCATCTCGTCCGTCAGCCAAAAGCTGGGATCTAATTTGGGGGGGTCCTCCGGTATCGGGGGCTTCTCCAGCAGTGTGAAGGTGAGTGGGAACAGCGCCGACATCATGGGCAACGAGAAGTTCGCCATGCAGAACCTCAACGACCGTCTGGCCAGCTACCTGGAGACAGTGAGGAACCTGGAGCAGGCCAACAGCAAGCTGGAGATCAAGATCAAGGAGGCCCTGGAGAAGAGTGGACCCGACTTCAGAGACTACAGCAAGTACCAGGCCATCCTGGACGACCTGAGGAAGAAG GTGTTCGACGCCACAGTCGACAACGCCCGCCTGGTTCTCAACATCGACAACGCTCGCTTGGCGGCTGACGACTTCAGAGTGAA ATTCGAATCTGAGCTCGCCATCCGCCAGTCTGTGGAGGCTGATATCGTCGGACTGAGGAAGCTCATCGATGACACCAACATAAGCCGCATGAACCTCGAGAGCGAGATCGAAGCCCTGAAGGAGGAGCTCATCCACCTCAAGAAGAACCACGAAAAC GAAGTAATGGAGCTTCGTAACCAGATCGCCCAGTCAGGAGTCCACGTGGACGTCGACGCCCCCAAGGGACAGGATCTGTCTCAGATCATGGCAGAAATTAGGGCCAAGTACGAGAAGATGGCACTGAAAAACCAGGAAGATCTGAAGGCATGGCACGAAAGTCAG ATAACAGAAGTGCAGACGCAGGTAACCCAGAACACAGAGGCCCTGAAGGGTGCCCAGACAGAGGTGAACGACCTGCGCCGACAGCTACAGACCCTGGAGATTGAGCTGGAGTCACAAAGGAACCTG AAATTGTCTCTGGAGGGAACGCTGAGGGACACAGAGATGCGCTACAACATGGAGATCGAGTCGCTCAACAGCATCATCCTGGGCCTGGAGGCGGAGCTCACACAGCTGCGCAACAACATCCAGCTACAGTCGCAGGAGTACGAGGCCCTGCTCAACACAAagatgaagctggaggctgAGATTGCCACATATAGACGGCTGCTGGACGGCGGAGACTTCAG GCTCCAAGATGCTCTGGAGGAGCAGAAAACCGTGAAGACCAAAGTGATGACTGTCACACAGACCCTGGTGGACGGCAAAGTAGTGGCCTCCAGCACAGAAACCAAGAACCTTTGA